The following proteins come from a genomic window of Miscanthus floridulus cultivar M001 chromosome 2, ASM1932011v1, whole genome shotgun sequence:
- the LOC136536977 gene encoding zinc finger BED domain-containing protein DAYSLEEPER-like, translated as MAIEAGQPSHNVELGEKQSSEHVVIDLEKDKEGLARKEMAPRSEMWEHFIKIKDDKGVLKARKCKYCHRELKADTRGHGTSALKKHFATCKRNPHVFNKDLKQGTLQATIGDAPATWRFDQGKLREDFAEMVIEDDQPFAFGEKTSFRRFMSKACPRFQPPSRRTLTRDTVRLYFQEKAKLKKFFKDSC; from the coding sequence ATGGCAATAGAAGCAGGTCAACCATCACACAATGTAGAGCTAGGAGAAAAGCAAAGTAGTGAGCATGTTGTCATTGACCTAGAAAAGGATAAGGAAGGACTTGCAAGAAAGGAGATGGCACCAAGGTCAGAGATGTGGGAGCATTTCATCAAGATTAAAGATGATAAAGGGGTTTTGAAGGCTAGAAAGTGCAAATATTGCCATCGTGAGCTCAAGGCCGACACAAGAGGACATGGGACATCAGCATTGAAGAAACACTTTGCTACTTGCAAGCGCAATCCTCATGTTTTCAACAAGGACCTAAAGCAAGGCACGCTTCAAGCAACTATAGGGGATGCTCCTGCTACTTGGAGGTTTGATCAAGGGAAACTTCGAGAAGACTTTGCTGAGATGGTAATAGAAGATGATCAACCCTTTGCATTTGGTGAGAAGACCAGCTTTAGAAGATTTATGTCCAAAGCATGCCCACGTTTCCAACCCCCATCTAGAAGAACTTTGACAAGGGACACTGTACGTCTCTATTTTCAAGAGAAAGCCAAGTTGAAGAAGTTCTTCAAAGATTCTTGTTAG